The Apium graveolens cultivar Ventura chromosome 10, ASM990537v1, whole genome shotgun sequence nucleotide sequence GGAAAAAGATTAAATCAAATGGTTCCTATTCCGGTAAGTTAGCAACTAGAATATCAATTCACGTGTTGCATAAAAAGCAACACTTTATCTATTCCATAGATTTCTTAAATTTGTTTGATTAGATTTGGAGTTTTTGATGCTACATGTTTCATAAACTGAAGATACATCAATGGCATGGGCTCATGGTCATCTTTGTTTATGTTTCTCAAGTTGTCTGAATAACTAAATTGATTTTTTAGTCAGATTCTAAATTAATTTCCTTTACGTGAGCATGGCAGCATATTCCGAAAATCAATGGAGAAATACCCTCGATGGATGAGGTAACTTTAGATCATCAGAGATTACTGGACAGGTATCATGTGTCCAGATGTTTGatatcatttattttatttaattttctaagtctattaaatatttttgttttgtttattaCTTATTACTGTTAGTGTTTGCTTCTTTTTTCTCTAAACTCTGTTCAAAATCTAGAATGTGTTTAAAGCTTTTATTTGGTATGTAGAGTTAATCTCATTTGTTTTGGTATGTGGTACATAGACTTAATATTGTTTGTTGCCGAGAGATTTTCCTGATTTTTGattgaatttttttttctaatgAAAAACTCTTCATGTGTGCGTTTCGCTAAAGCACTAAAAAATGAGGGAAACTTGATTTCTGGTTTAAGCCATTGGTGGCTTGATGCCACCTATGCTATGATCTTAATGACATTTGTCGTTATCACTGTTTTGGTCTTGTAATTTGCTCCACCACGGTTAATTATAACGCTCAACCTATCTCTGTCACAGGTTGCAATTATATGAGTTGGTAGAGTTGAAAGTTCTAGGCGATGGAAACTGCCAGGTACATATCCTAATCTTAATGCTAGACAACTGTGTGTAGTTTGCAACTCTAGGGAAGTAGAACCTCTCTTCACCGTAATTATTAACCGGAGGAGGGGATCCTTTGAAACCTTCTATCATGGTCTTGTTCTTGCCTGTCTTGTCTACTGCTTTGATTGGAAATTAGTGACACTAACGGATCatgaaattaaatattgataattTTAAGTTTGCATAATATTGCATGTTGTGTGTTAAATTTTTTAGTGACAAGATCCAAATTGGGTATATTTTACAGTTTCGGGCTCTATCAGATCAGATATATCGTTCACCTGAGCACCACAAATTTGTGAGACAACAAGTTGCAAAGCAGGTTAGTTATGTGTGGTAACTGTTACGTGTTGTAGCTGTAACCCGATTCAGTATGTTTTTTTGAACAATGGAATGGTCTGTTACATTGATCATTTAGTATTCCTTAAGAAGCAATGCTTTCTCGTTTTCTTGATTTTCTCTTTTGGTTATCAGCTTAAGTCTCATCCAGAGATATACGAGGCATATGTTCCAATGGCTTATGGTGATTATTTGAAGAAGATGACAAAGTAATTTTCTATCCTATCtaatttctttaaaaaaaattatggtTGCACTGTGATATGCTTTGATAACCATTTGTTTGATTCTAGGGGTGGTGAATGGGGTGATCATGTCACTTTGCAGGCTGCTGCAGATTCGGTATGTCTTGAATTTGAGATTGTTTACACAGTTATAATTTTTGAGACCTTAATGTCAAAAGAAATGATTTGTATGTCAACTTTATGTTTAAATTGTACTCTTACTGTGTCCAGTTtccaaattataaaaagaaaatcatGCACACATACCATAATTATTAACGCAATCCTTCTGCCATGGGAATAATGACCACTTGCCTGAGATACAATGTTGTTAGGCTTCATGTCTAGTGCACAGGTTCAAAATACGCCTTAATCCTACTCTACCTATTTCTAAATATTTGCCTCCCCATATTTCTGTTTTAGGTGTAAATTTTAGGATTTTAGCTTAAAAGGGAGATCCTGTATTATGTGGTGCCAAGCAAAATCTGTGACATTTGGCAATACTGGATCTCCTCTTAATACCATTATTCAAAGGGTTTCTCTAGTTCTTTGATGAACGAAGAACCTCTGTCAATAAAAACCATCCTTTGTAAAATATAACTAGTCTATCAGCCATTTCACTGTCTTTTTGTAATGTATTCAATCGTTTCTGCTTTGAAACAATCATTTGAATTGATCACTTTGATGATTTATTGCAGTATGGTCTTAAAATATTTGTTATAACATCATTCAAGGATACCTGCTATATTGAGATTCTTCCAAAAGTTCAAAGATCTAACCGAGGTACTGTTCACGAATTCTGTGAAGTATATAATAGTTAATCAAATGGAAGAACATTTTCTTTTTGCCATTTCATTGGTACCTTTTCCATTCACAACTGGTATGAAAGATGAGTTTCTGTCTTTCTAATGTTTACATATGTCCTTTTTAGTTTGTTTTGTTAAGACTTAAGAGCATAAGAGACTTTGAGCATCTTATACTTCTCTGCTATCTTTAATATATAGGTTCCTTTAATATTGAAAAGAAAAAAGGAGCTTTAAAGCTCAGAGATTTTATTCTTAGGTTATATTGACCTAATGAGATTTCTTCCCTGCGGCCTGCGGGTTTCCTAACTTCAGAATTTATTATCTTTTCCAAGAATAAGTTGTATTTGTTTCTTTGTCAGCTAAAAACAAGTGATAACCTTAGTCCTTAAAGGTTATTAGGCAGGGTTTTTTAGACCTGCAGGTTACCTATTCCTACATTTGAGGACGTTAAAATTTCCTGCATCACTTTTGATTTTGGATTATGTGCACAATTTTATTGATTGTACGTTCTAAATTATATGTGCATGTGTCAAAGTTCTTCTTCTGTCATAAGCTTGCTGTATCTTATGCTCACCAAAGTAGTTTCATCTCATGTTTACATTTCTTGCTAAGATTTTGCTGTATGGTTCTGGTGTGATTATCTTACATGGATGCATATAGAAAGATTTGATAATACATATACGAGCAAATCAATGAAAGGAGATCTATTGGTATCTGACGTATCTAGCTTTGTTAATCTAAGTGCAAGTTACTTCTAGTACATTAAAATTCATTTGCATAAATAGTGCAAAGTAAtcatattaaaaaattagaaataTGTGCCCATGCGTTACCTTTGTTTTCTAGTTATGTTCAAGAGCGCTATCTTGGTCCGGCACTTTGGCAATAAATCTAAACAGGTTCATATGTCGTTACAGTATATTAAATTAGTTTTAGCCAACACTTCTAACATAGCTGAGTGTAACAATATTATCCACCAACTATGTAAACTCCTAAATTTTTGAAAATGCACATCATCTTACCAAAAAAGTGCAAGAAGAAAAAAGAGCACACTGGTGATGCAATCAATTATATATACTGAACGAGTTACTTCTCTGCATTAAGATTAAATCTGTACATTTCAAATTTTGAATCTTTTAGATATTTATTTTTTGCCAACATCGGACAATTGTCTTGAATTAATCTTTAACTTATCACTTATAAGATCTGACTATTTTGATCCTTTTGTATATTAGAATACTTATCCAACTTTTTTTTCCATTCTTATATATCGTTGTTCTATGTATCTTGTAACTGCTTTGGTGGTTTCTTGTAAATATAGTTTTTATCCTGTTCGTAGCAGTTCATGTTTAGGGGTTCGAACTAATCTATTCAAAATATGGTTCAGTTCTATCCTGTTTATCTAGATGGATAACACTTGTTCAAAGACAACTCGTTATCTGTTATTGGACAAGTGTCATCCATGTAGATGTAATTTATGGACCTGGAGTCCTGGACTATAATATAACCGGTAGTAATTCAATTcctatatttatttcataaaacCTATATACATGGAATGATATGTCATACAGAGGTTTCTATTTTGCAGTTATCTCTTTGAGTTTCTGGGCAGAGGTGCACTACAACTCGATCTATCCCGAAGGAGGTAAGCAATAAATATTTTCTTCTGGCATGCTGCTCTTTCCTTCATGTGAGTAAAAGTTTTTTTTTTGGTTCAGTTTTTGTTTGCGACTTTGCGTTAACAATGTTTACTAGACATGAAAACAAAGCATTTTGGTTGTGGTAGCAATGTTTAATATCAGTAATCCATATATCTACGAGAGACAAAAATTTAGAGAGCTAATCCATTGCAATCCATAAGATATTGTATTAGCACAATCCGGTTTTCTTTTCTACATGTAGCAAACCACATTGTACACAGAGAATAATGAAGAATCCTTTAAGTATGCTGGGCATGTCAACCAATCTTAAATAGAGTTAATGAAGAATCTTAATAAGTATGCTGTGCATGTCAAGCAACATATCTCAACAATAGTTCTTTTTCAGTTTTTCATAATGAGCAAGATTTGTATCCTGTAAAAACCTCCCAAGTCGTAAATTCTATGAAGAGAGACATGCGAGTAAAGATGTAGTTAATTAACTGTGAATGTGAAAACTTTTTGAATTGGGGAATGATATATTTGATACTTCAATTACATCCTGCTCATCATTAGTTTATTTGATGTGCAAAATGATAAATTTGGCCTGAGAATAGAGACAAACTATCAAACGTTTCTAGGTTTTCTTAAGTTACCTCTTATTGAATGAAGTATAATTGTGCATTTTTGGTCATGTGTTTTCCATCCAGATATGCCTTTATTGGTTAGCACAAAGAAAAAGAAGAGGCGAAGTTCTCAATGCGAGCAATTGGATTTACAGGATGATGACTGCTGATGGATGACATATACGTTGCTATCTGTTCTCTGCTATTGGCGCGAGAAGATTTTACTTGCATATAGTCATCTACATGTCGGTTCGGTACTGGAACAAGGTCACTATTGCCCCCTTGATGTCATGCTTTGAACTTTATTAAGTCTGTTCAATGCCAAATTATATCCGCTCAAATTccttaaataaataaatcataaCCTAGAAACTCTTGAAGGGCACAACACCTAATAAATACTTCCTTTCGCATCCAATAAGTTCCTAATTTTTCTATAATTCAGGTTTGTACAATCGTTTATTTCAACTGATATTTACATTGACTCAGCAGTTTCTGGTTTCCTTCATCTTTAGTTGTATAGCTGCCTACATTATAGCTGCATCAACTTTTGAGGATAAGACAGTCATATCAGGCATAATGGAAAAGAGTGTTGGTAGTTAAATTTTGATGTTCCTTCAATCCAGATTTGAAAATGTTTGCTTTTGTGGTTTTAAAATACCTAGTTTTGACATATATACATTTTCATTTTTTGATAACTAAATacaaactagcataataacccgtgtctgtcattttttagattttttttgtATTGCCATACAACTATATTAGCAACATTCTTGATTATTTTCTTATTGGTAAATATTTTATAACGTACAAGATATATCAAATGTATGTTCGAGTTTTTATCAATGTGTATGATTTTCATGTAAGACATTAACAACGGACATAACGTTTATAATATAGCTCATTAATCAAATTATATATTTTCTTATTTACGTcgtataatttatatatatattgaatgaATACAAGCATGGTAGTTAATGGTAGTTAATGTACGTTTAAATGAAAAGGATTTAAAGTTAATTCATAGAATTTTTTCAATATGTTCataaaaattaaactaaaaagTAACATATATATTTAATCGAataaattttttgatttttgataaAATAAGTCATGAGTAATaagatattttattaataaagttaataataatttataattacctTACCTAATTTAAAAGAATTAGTAATGTACAACTAAAGTTGTCAAGACCTGCAATCGTATATTTAACAAAGTAGAATTTATACTACCATTAATATAagttgatttttgatgaaaaatgttattttttaagATTTAACGTCTGGGTTGATGTTATATCATTGCTAATGTATTAATTCATTAACATGGCCCAAACTTAAATCTATTGTACGAAGTTAGTTTATAAAATGACAGATTATTTTCAATGTCATAATTTATCCATTCAAAATTGGCGTAATTCACCTAGTTTTCAACACATTGAAAAAAAACTAAGATTTAACTGATCATTCTCATTTTCACAACATAAAATACTTTTGTAATTCTCTTCAAGTGTTTCACCATTAACATCGAATCTTCAAAAATTAGTAAGGATAAAGTCATATGTtcgtgtgtgtatatatgtaaaTTATCGTTTGTTATATTTTTAAGTAGATTATGCTAGCCTCATTTATTTATATTCTAGATATCTTAGTTATTTATATGTCTAATCATGGCCAATaaattacttaaataacatgcatttataattattcaaaaattataattatctaataagtaaattacaattatttatatattgtaaTCGTAGTAGCATTGATAAtaaatccatatctatttttacTCAACAGAATATCAGTCATTGATgctaaaaataattcatatatcatAAAGACTAACTATTGATATTCACAttctttttttttcaagaatttgaagaGAAATTTGTATTGATATCATTATTGAAATAGTTTTCAAGTTTCTTTCGTATATGATtctaatattattttataataactTGATACCATTGTATATtatatttctaaaattaaatatttttcaactcgttattttttttaaaatattagttgaactcgtgtcaaaaaagaaaaaaaattgttaattgaacttgttaatccttttaaattatcgactaatattattatttttcttaGATAGCATAAAATGGATTAAATCAAACAGTACAATACCTTATAGTTTTAACCTTTTTTctaaataattcaaaaaattaaagTAATTCCAAATAGCTGTACGATGTTTTCCAACATTAAATATTATTTTCGTAAAATTATTATTGCTCGACTTAATTTTTTTTTCGAAATATtggattttataattttttaagttTCTATTATAAATATATGTGAGTTAAGTTCTATTGAACCCTTACTTTTGTTACTTTTGTTGAGTAcgggagtccatatatgttctgcaattGAATAGtacataaaattttataaaacacATTATAATGTGAGTCATATTCTACAAACAttactattttaataaaaatattgcAAATCTAATACATTTGACAAGTTGAATATTGCACAACATATGATTATATAGAACATGATTAGTTTGTTGAACATACATACACGTTGTAGAACACGTATTGATAATCCCAGATCACCCCGGGGTCCCTTCCTTGTTGAGCCCGAGCTCAAAAGAAATGACGGCGGCGTGCGGTGTAGCTGTAATgtgggaacctacaaaacagaaccggaggggggtggcgtccccgcggcacctccggtgtgagaatgagaAATTATTTTGAAGAAGAAAGGGGTAAAATGAAATTATCCGAAtatattgtggtgtgtgtatatgtgtgtatatatgtgaGATGAAGTAACCCCTTATATCCCTTTTGTTCAGCCTTTTATAGGCTTCCCATTAGAAtttaggggtttgtaccttttGATCTGGATCGTAGGTGTGTTTTTTGGAGTGTAGGACGTGTGGACGTCCATGATGAGCCGGTGTACTATTGAATTCAGACCGTAGGAACGTTCTGGATTCGGGttacctggacggtggtgataTTGTCACGTGTCCTGGGGTCTGCCAGGGTTATTACTGAATGGTCCCTGGGcccttcttattgggccttgggCTCTTACTACTGGGCCTGTGATATTATAGGTTATCATTTGTtccccactcccttatgcgggtttacccggatgggggagtagaTTATTTATTGTTGTGCTGGAACGCCTTAGAGAAAAATTttgggggttttctttgatttgttgcccctaaccccggggtctaATGAAGGTAAGACTCCGAGGATGACTTGGGTAGTCTCTTTGATTTGAGGCCAAGTTGGGGTTCCTTGCACTACTTAGAAATTTTTtggggggttttctttgatttgttgcCCCTTAACCCCGGGGTCTAATGAGGGTAAGACTCTgaggttgacttggttagtctctTTGATTTTAGTCCAAGATGGGGTTTCTTGCaccacttagaattttttttggGGGATTTTCTTTGATTTGTTGCCCCTTAACCCCGGTGTCTAATGAGGGTAAGACTctggggttgacttggttagtttCTTTGATTTGAGTCCAAGGTGGGGTTCCTTGCACTACTTAGAAATTTTTTttgggggtttctttgatttgtTTCCCCTTAACCCCGAAATCTAATGAGGGtaagactccggggttgacttggttagtctctttgatttgaaattttaattttgtATAAGGTTTGGTGGATAAGGACAGGCTGGCATTTGATTTGACCGAACTCTGAAAAGTGGATGCTGAAAATCCGGATTGTCAGAAAACTGTTGGGATTCCAGCCGGGTTCACAaataatatatgtgtatgtaCATATGTTTGAGTGTAAAAAATGATTAACTTCCCTCTTTTTCCTGAAAAGTCGTGCCCACGTTATAATTGCATCATTTTGGTAATAACTGCTGAGCAGTTCCTTCAAGAAAATTGCTATAGAACTGGCTTCGGacaccccaaaaactcttaagGCCTTGCTGGCCAGCTTCACTTCGGAGACTCGCCGGAAAGAGCTCTTTGAGAATTATGCCTCCACTGCTGAGAGGAAGAAGTATCGGAAAGAGCCTCTGAAGGATTTCCTGGTTTCACTTCAAGAGGAAATGACTGCTATAAGTATTTGTATGACTGTTTTCGTACTTCTCTTTCTTCTGCCTTATATTTTCTAGGTTGTGACATGTACTTTTTGCAGGCTAAATCCCGGGTGGATGGGTTGGTTTCCATAACCCGGAGTCTCAAGGAAAAGGCTGACGCCGAGGATGCTGCCAAAACTGAGGCCGAGAATCTGTCCCGGGAGCTCAAGGCGTTGAAGGAAGCTAATGCAAAGGAGGCTGCAGCTCATAAGAAGATTTTAGATGATATTCAGGAGAGGCAGGACCGGGTCGAGGCTTCAGTTCGGGAAATGAGGGCGGAGAATAAGAAATTGAGAGATGATCTGGCCGCCCGACCCACTCCCGAAGAAGTTTTGGCCGGACTCCAGGGTACTCCTGCGTACTTTGAGGAGTTGAACGACAAGGCGCTGTAGAAGATCCAGATCTGCTGGAGGGTTGCCTCCAAGTACCTTGGCAAAAATCCACAGGGTACAATTGATGTCTTCATGGAGAAGTATATCGAAGAGGAGACTCGTCTTGAGAATAAAGCTGCAGCCATCTTGGCCAGGGAATCCGGGGCTGGACCCTCCACGAATGCTCCCGAAGAAGAGGCTCCAACTTCTCCCGTTTCCGAGCATCCATCGGCTCAGCAGCCTCCTCCTCCCCAGGAGCAGCCTCCAACTCCACCCCCCGAGCCGCAGGCTGAAGAATGAAGTTGTTTGGCCCTTGTGGCTTGTAATTTTCATTTCATGTTTTTAAGTATTGTATGAACTTAGCCTTTTGGCTACTTTGATTTGTATGTATCTTGAACGTATTTGGGTTTTACCCCGGGGTCGTTTTCCCCGGGTTTATTTTAATGCACTCTTGTTTTTACTGCATTTTATCGCTTTTCATCTAGATTTGAACTTAGAGAATTTCCTAAGTACAAATGGGCTGTGTTGTTTGACCCTAGGATGTGGTAAAATTTCTAATTTTAAGAAAATTTTTGAAGTACACATGGACTGTGTTTTTCTGTTTTTTGACCCCAGGATGGGGTAAAATTTCtgattttaagaaaaaaaaattaaagttcacatgggctgtgttttttgaccccgggatggggtaaaatttttaattttaagaaaattttcgaagtacacatgggctgtatttttctattttttgaCCCCAGGATGGGGTAAAATTTCtgattttaagattttttttaaagTACCCATGGACTATGTTTTTTGACTCCGGGATGGGGTAAAATTTCCAATTTTAAGAAActttctaagtacacatgggatGTGTTTTAAATGACCCCGGGAAGGGGTAAAATTTACAATTTtaagaaattttctaagtacacatgagATGTGTTTTAAATGACCCCGGGAAGGGGTAAAATTTCCAATTTTGAGAAGTTTTCTAAGTGGTGAATTTATCTAAATCATGCATTTGAGCATGTGTATGATGACATTTAAACAATCAGTATAATGAAATTGATTCAAGCTATGGGATAGTCAAAATAAAGTTTTTCATTCAAGTCAAAATATTGCAAAAATTACATTCTGGGGTGAATGAGAACATTTTTTAAATCAAGATATCATAACATGAGCATAGAGATGATCCAAGAATGTGCACCTTTCCCTTACTGGTTGAACTTCCTTAGCCGGGTTCCGTGCGAGGTGTTTGGGACCTCGATTCCGCTGAGGTAGTTTAACTTGTTAGTTCCCGGATGAAGCACCTCTTTGATTATGTAGGGGCCTTCCCAGTTGGGCTGTAACTTTCCTTGATTTGTTGGGTCTGAAGCTTCGGtgtctgtaataaccccaatttttggaatttttttgaaacccttattaatagtgattttgctgattatgctgaataagaaaaacttttcatgccacactatgtaggggttcttttattgttattctgagatcttattagtactctatatgatatataagtgtatgtaaagatcgtcagaatccaaattcgaacactttgattttttccggaaatccaccagataccgaaagaattgagtataaggtaacaggataaaaaggatttaaattcaaggattataagagaggatcataaaaggaatataatgtattgagaaaggttaaggaaacccaagtaataagatcccgggtatgatccctcaaacgataaacaaaaacgaaagttaagcgaaccgtataactgatcagcggtcattagccaagtaattagaagctaatcaaagaggttagtgaggatgatgtcatcaaaccaataagaagaggacaagtgtgggaggatgacataacaaggtgacataagcatgaccaaaaggaagtgtgttgttggttgattcttggccatgcaaaagttaccatggttaaaagtaataaatcaaaacaaaacaacatcaaccaagccaaaacaattcatttcaccaaaaaaaacgcaaagttgacttcattcttcaagaaagctctcggcttttcttctttttcaaagaggaaaaatccaaaatccaagatccaaaccttgttaattagtgaggtaattatctaagactccttatgcatagatatatctatcctataagtttgagcttcaaattccttcacaatctcttcctaaaattcatggaagaagagggtgaatagtgtttttcaagaacttaatattttgttcttgagtttttctTTAGgttaagcttgggtaaggactttcaagggtgattccaagctaattagttactcccactcacaaggaaggtataatctcttaacctagctttgttattggaTGTTATGAGtattatggttcatgagaagcatgattattgtagacttagagtgtggttggttttgtaatgagttggagttgtaattcttggattattgattaatgaacttaagtatagttttaattcatatttgagaataatataaattggagaacttgaggtgttggggctgttgtagtatgatatggatggattttggttgtatgaatgaattgtggttgattggtggttggtttggagtagaataaaaattggtaatcgcgtaaacatagccgtcgtaatgtccgattatcctagactatttttgttcttaacattaggacctgtgaactcactgttaggttttgattattgccattattagatagttcatgttacgagcttcgttttgatatgtggttcgtttgaatccgatgtacggtttaggagaaacgaccgttttaagtaacggcgtttcgcgaccgaaccattacccctcgccttactttgaaatcttgtTTAAGGcacttaaatgactaattggagtatgaaacatttatgtaaagtggattaggaagttggtaaggtgctcgcgaaagaatcgccttaaaactcttaatggttaatttattaaaaatggtggagccgagggtacacgagcgacttaagtgaatcgttaagcgctaaagcaaatgttagggttcaattggttaaagtctagtttcttaagcgaccggggtttaattccgacttatgttgttgttcataggttatcggacccactctaagcttaagtctatccgggagcactcaggcaagttttctacccgttatactgttgttgtgatgtaaatatatgtatatgcattatcttgtgataagtgcatgattgttattagcaaatcttgcgatatattggagcatgtgatacggtatatatgcatgtctgtttcgtaatcttgatatctaattgttgattcaaatgcttataagttgtataatacctatgctagagataagcagtagttgcgtatacccttagtataggggacccaaaggtgaacattttctaaaaccgggagtcgatgttcccgagtatattatatatatatatttatatatatatattgatatagttttcaaaactattaatcgaataagttttattcgataactttattttatttaatgaatattactttgaatattcattcgaagacttatgactcggtttattttatttaatgaatattaatttgaatattcattcgaggacttatgactcggtttattttatttaatgaatattaatttgaatattcattcgaggacttatgactccgtttatttactaattaatattctttattttattaaagaataatgtttcgataatcaaacttattttcgattattcaaataaagatagtactttcgtataagtatat carries:
- the LOC141692617 gene encoding OVARIAN TUMOR DOMAIN-containing deubiquitinating enzyme 12-like; protein product: MITYEQDPDVLRWGLQLFDGHTLPDCGYCDANAQYNAEDYYQQQYYNEDCYDMGCISLENSELNEHDIQQLSQLSMSGAPGPCTEEQLQTTYYPQEWLGQSTENYSFGHNYGNEEADDGRHSSSCSSPERRSYCEEDWAYSLEPTDEYVLDGEVGKRLNQMVPIPHIPKINGEIPSMDEVTLDHQRLLDRLQLYELVELKVLGDGNCQFRALSDQIYRSPEHHKFVRQQVAKQLKSHPEIYEAYVPMAYGDYLKKMTKGGEWGDHVTLQAAADSYGLKIFVITSFKDTCYIEILPKVQRSNRVISLSFWAEVHYNSIYPEGDMPLLVSTKKKKRRSSQCEQLDLQDDDC